The Streptomyces sp. GSL17-111 region ATGCTGCTCCGGGTCGCCTCGGAGATGGCGGCCGGTGTGCTCGTCACCTACGCGTGCCTGCGCTACTTCGCCGAGCCCTGGCAGGCGCTGGCGGTGGCGATCGGCACCATGGTGCTCGTCTCCTACGTCGCCGTCGGCGTCTCCCCCCGCACCATCGGCATCCAGCACCCCCTGAACACCGCGACGGCCGCCGCGTACGTGCTGCTGCCCCTCACCCGGGTGCTGGGACCGCTGCCGCAGCTCCTGATCCTGCTGGGCAACGCGCTCACCCCGGGCCGGGGCTTCCGCAAGGGCCCCTTCGCCTCGGAGGCGGAGCTGCGGGCCATGGTCGACCTGGCCGAGTCGGAGTCGCTCATCGAGGACGACGAGCGCCGCATGGTGCACTCCGTCTTCCAGCTCGGCGACACGCTGGTGCGCGAGGTCATGGTCCCGCGCACCGACCTGGTCACCATCGAGCGCTTCAAGACGATCCGCCAGGCGCTGACGCTCGCGCTGCGCTCGGGCTTCTCCCGCATCCCCGTCATCGGCGAGAACGAGGACGACGTCGTCGGGATCGTCTACCTCAAGGACCTCGCCCGCAAGGTGCACATCAGCCGGGACGCCGAGTCCGAGCTGGTCTCCTCGGCGATGCGCCCGGCCGCGTTCGTGCCCGACACCAAGAACGCGGGCGACCTGCTGCGCGAGATGCAGGGCGACCGCAACCACGTGGCCGTCGTCATCGACGAGTACGGGTCCACGGCCGGCATCGTCACCATCGAGGACATCCTGGAGGAGATCGTCGGCGAGATCACCGACGAGTACGACCGGGAGCTGCCGCCGGTGGAGGACCTCGGCGACGGGCGCTTCCGCGTCACCGCGCGGCTCGACATCGAGGACATGGGCGAGCTGTACGGCCTCACCGGCTTCGACGACGAGGACGTGGAGACCGTCGGGGGGCTGCTGGCCAAGCTCCTCGGCCGCGTCCCGATCGCCGGTGCCTCCGCCGTCGCCGACCTCTCCGAGGACCCGGCCGACCCCGCGCTCGCCGGGCTGCGCCTGACCGCCGAGTCCACCGCGGGCCGGCGTAACCGGATCGACCGCGTCCTCGTGGAGCGCGTCGACGCCGAGCAGCCGGACGACAGCGCGCCGTGACCCCGGCCGTCCGCTCTCACCCGGCCGGGTGAACGGCACTGGCCGACCCCCGGGCCGCGTGCGCCCATGGGTGCCATGCGAGCCATGGAAGCGCACCAGCGCCCGGGCCTCGTCCGCGCGGCGCTCGTCCTGGTCCTGCTGGCCGGGCCGGTCGTGCTGACGGGCGGCTGCGCGGGCAGTACCGGGACCTCCGGACGCCAGGCGGGGCCGACCCCCCAGGCCGGACGGCTCACCGAGGAACGCCTGCGGCTGGCCGTGCTCAGCCTCGCCGACCTGCCGGCCGGCTGGGCCGCCGACACCTCCGCCGCCGCCAGGGAACGCGGCATCGGTGTCCCCGAACCGGGCGAAGGGCCGTGCCGGGTGCTGTTCCGCGGCCCGTCCGGCGGCGGTGAGGCCCGCTTCGCCCGGACCGAGGTCGGCCCCTTCCTGGTGGCCCGCACCGGCTCGCACGCCGACGTCGACGCCGCCAGGGGCGCCCTCGCGTCGTTCCGCGCGGCGGCCGGGCAGTGTCCGGGGTTCCAGCTCACCGAGGGCCCCGAGGTCTCGGGCCACCGGGTCGACTACCACGCCGAACGGGCGGCGGTGCCG contains the following coding sequences:
- a CDS encoding hemolysin family protein; translation: MTQLLTLAVALVVVAWLAACAEAGLARTTSFRAEQAVRSGRRGSAKLAAVAADPVRYLNLAMLLRVASEMAAGVLVTYACLRYFAEPWQALAVAIGTMVLVSYVAVGVSPRTIGIQHPLNTATAAAYVLLPLTRVLGPLPQLLILLGNALTPGRGFRKGPFASEAELRAMVDLAESESLIEDDERRMVHSVFQLGDTLVREVMVPRTDLVTIERFKTIRQALTLALRSGFSRIPVIGENEDDVVGIVYLKDLARKVHISRDAESELVSSAMRPAAFVPDTKNAGDLLREMQGDRNHVAVVIDEYGSTAGIVTIEDILEEIVGEITDEYDRELPPVEDLGDGRFRVTARLDIEDMGELYGLTGFDDEDVETVGGLLAKLLGRVPIAGASAVADLSEDPADPALAGLRLTAESTAGRRNRIDRVLVERVDAEQPDDSAP